Proteins from one Rhinopithecus roxellana isolate Shanxi Qingling chromosome 20, ASM756505v1, whole genome shotgun sequence genomic window:
- the DECR2 gene encoding peroxisomal 2,4-dienoyl-CoA reductase — translation MAQPPPDVEGDDCLPAYRHLFCPDLLRDKVAFITGGGSGIGFRIAEIFMRHGCHTVIASRSLPRVLMAARKLAGATGRRCLPLCMDVRAPPAVMAAVDQALKEFGRIDILINCAAGNFLCPAGALSFNAFKTVMDIDTSGTFNVSRVLYEKFFRDHGGVIVNITATLGNRGQALQVHAGSAKAAVDAMTRHLAVEWGPQNIRVNSLAPGPISGTEGLRRLGGPQASLSTKVTVSPLQRLGNKTEIAHSVLYLASPLASYVTGAVLVADGGSWLTFPNDVKGLADFASFSSKL, via the exons ATGGCCCAGCCGCCGCCCGACGTGGAGGGGGACGACTGTCTCCCCGCGTACCGTCACCTCTTCTGCCCGGACCTGCTGCG GGACAAAGTGGCCTTCATCACAGGTGGCGGCTCTGGGATTGGGTTCCGGATTGCTGAGATTTTCATGCG GCACGGCTGCCACACAGTGATCGCCAGCAGGAGCCTGCCACGAGTGCTGATG GCCGCCAGGAAGCTGGCTGGGGCCACCGGCCGGCGCTGCCTCCCTCTCTGTATGGATGTCCGAGCGCCCCCAGCTGTGATGGCTGCCGTGGACCAGGCTCTGAAGGAGTTTGGCAGAATTGACATTCTCATTAACT GTGCTGCTGGGAACTTCCTGTGCCCCGCCGGCGCCTTGTCCTTCAATGCCTTCAAGACCGTGATGGACATCGACACCAGTGGCACCTTCAATGTGTCTCGCGTGCTCTATGAGAAGTTCTTCCGG GACCACGGAGGGGTGATCGTGAACATCACTGCCACCCTGGGGAACCGGGGGCAGGCGCTCCAGGTGCATGCAGGCTCTGCCAAGGCTGCTGTGG ACGCGATGACACGGCACTTGGCTGTGGAGTGGGGTCCCCAGAACATCCGCGTCAACAGCCTCGCCCCTGGCCCCATCAGTGGCACAGAGGGGCTCCGGCGACTGG GTGGCCCCCAGGCCAGCCTGAGCACCAAGGTCACCGTGAGCCCACTGCAGAGGCTGGGGAACAAGACCGAGATTGCCCACAGCGTGCTCTACCTGGCCAGCCCTCTGGCTTCCTATGTGACGGGGGCTGTGCTGGTGGCCGATGGCGGGTCATGGTTGACGTTCCCAAACGATGTCAAAGGGCTGGCGGATTTCGCATCCTTCTCTTCTAAGCTCTAG
- the NME4 gene encoding nucleoside diphosphate kinase, mitochondrial isoform X1, which translates to MGGLFWRSALRGLRCGPRARDPSLLARPSSGGPSWTRERTLVAVKPDGVQRRLVGDVIQRFERRGFTLVGMKMLQAPESVLAEHYQDLRRKPFYPALIRYMSSGPVVAMVWEGYNVVRASRAMIGHTDSAEAAPGTIRGDFSVHISRNVIHASDSVEGAQREIQLWFQSSELVSWADGGQHSSIHSA; encoded by the exons ATGGGCGGCCTCTTCTGGCGCTCCGCGCTGCGGGGCCTGCGCTGCGGCCCGCGGGCCCGGGACCCGAGCCTGCTCGCGCGCCCCAGCTCGG GAGGGCCCTCCTGGACCCGGGAACGGACCCTGGTGGCAGTGAAGCCAGATGGGGTGCAACGGCGGCTCGTTGGGGACGTGatccagcgctttgagaggcggGGCTTCACGCTGGTGGGGATGAAGATGCTGCAG GCACCAGAGAGCGTCCTTGCCGAGCACTACCAGGACCTGCGGAGGAAGCCCTTCTACCCCGCCCTCATCCGCTACATGAGCTCTGGGCCTGTGGTGGCCATG GTCTGGGAAGGGTACAATGTCGTCCGCGCCTCCAGGGCCATGATTGGACACACTGATTCGGCTGAGGCTGCCCCAGGAACCATAAGGGGTGACTTCAGCGTGCACATCAGCAG GAACGTCATCCACGCCAGCGACTCCGTGGAGGGGGCCCAGCGGGAGATCCAGCTGTGGTTCCAGAGCAGTGAGCTGGTGAGCTGGGCAGACGGGGGCCAGCACAGCAGCATCCACTCAGCCTGA
- the NME4 gene encoding nucleoside diphosphate kinase, mitochondrial isoform X2, whose protein sequence is MKMLQAPESVLAEHYQDLRRKPFYPALIRYMSSGPVVAMVWEGYNVVRASRAMIGHTDSAEAAPGTIRGDFSVHISRNVIHASDSVEGAQREIQLWFQSSELVSWADGGQHSSIHSA, encoded by the exons ATGAAGATGCTGCAG GCACCAGAGAGCGTCCTTGCCGAGCACTACCAGGACCTGCGGAGGAAGCCCTTCTACCCCGCCCTCATCCGCTACATGAGCTCTGGGCCTGTGGTGGCCATG GTCTGGGAAGGGTACAATGTCGTCCGCGCCTCCAGGGCCATGATTGGACACACTGATTCGGCTGAGGCTGCCCCAGGAACCATAAGGGGTGACTTCAGCGTGCACATCAGCAG GAACGTCATCCACGCCAGCGACTCCGTGGAGGGGGCCCAGCGGGAGATCCAGCTGTGGTTCCAGAGCAGTGAGCTGGTGAGCTGGGCAGACGGGGGCCAGCACAGCAGCATCCACTCAGCCTGA